One genomic segment of uncultured Desulfobacter sp. includes these proteins:
- a CDS encoding FG-GAP-like repeat-containing protein yields the protein MQTFFAFKTVVAVLTFFAFWAAAGTGLCRDAKTVAVIPFEMNSSQDLGFLQNGLFSMLSSRLSDAGKVDVLDRETIDKALAGAKASGLVKGAFNEGSARDLGAQMGVDYVLFGSLTHYGESISLDASMVDVSGQKDTLAFFEQSNAMGDVIPLVNSFAGDINMRMFNRNIDNKMYARPQEQNPTLGGLQYSGGAGLSGGGMMAMQASQGFTTHLKMEEIIRAMATGDLNKDGRLQIVTATDSALQIYHLEGNLLTKEIQLDYKSFLRIIALDVADINGNGYPEIFVTAMTINRETLSSFVVEYNGSSYATLQDGLSCYFRVIDSLDGNPVLYAQDKGRGPYAGKIYTMTPTNDTYQEEKAIRVPKGTSVLSLAWGPVREDSGHEFLSINQHHRLVLINDAGSDEWESTEKYGKTNNYWITGEAVADQTVREREYLNPRIKFHPVGEDQKKKVFLITNNEFGAGSLGRIKRFKEGRVEVMSWNGIALAPVFQTVPLQGWVSDFSIADIDNDGIEELLISVVTRSKIAILAKDKASNIISYKLK from the coding sequence ATGCAAACATTTTTTGCTTTCAAAACAGTGGTTGCTGTTTTAACTTTTTTTGCTTTTTGGGCAGCAGCCGGTACAGGATTATGCCGTGACGCAAAAACCGTGGCTGTCATTCCCTTTGAAATGAATTCGTCCCAGGATCTTGGTTTCCTGCAGAACGGATTGTTCTCAATGCTTTCCTCAAGGCTTTCAGATGCCGGGAAAGTGGATGTTCTGGACCGGGAAACCATTGACAAAGCCCTGGCCGGGGCAAAGGCCAGCGGGCTTGTAAAAGGTGCTTTCAATGAAGGCTCTGCCAGGGATTTAGGCGCGCAGATGGGTGTGGATTACGTCCTTTTCGGCAGTCTTACCCATTATGGGGAAAGTATCAGTTTAGATGCCTCTATGGTGGATGTTTCAGGGCAAAAGGATACCCTTGCTTTTTTCGAGCAGAGCAATGCCATGGGCGATGTTATTCCCCTGGTGAATTCCTTTGCCGGTGATATCAACATGAGGATGTTCAACCGCAATATTGATAACAAGATGTATGCCCGGCCCCAGGAACAGAATCCGACCCTTGGGGGGCTGCAGTATTCCGGCGGTGCCGGCCTATCTGGCGGCGGCATGATGGCCATGCAGGCAAGCCAGGGCTTCACCACCCATCTTAAGATGGAGGAAATAATCCGGGCTATGGCCACCGGCGACCTGAATAAAGACGGCCGTCTTCAGATTGTTACGGCAACGGATTCTGCACTTCAAATATACCATCTTGAGGGTAATCTGCTCACCAAGGAAATCCAGCTGGATTACAAATCCTTTTTAAGAATTATCGCGCTGGATGTGGCGGATATAAACGGCAACGGATATCCGGAGATTTTTGTCACGGCCATGACAATCAACAGGGAAACCCTTTCTTCTTTTGTGGTGGAATATAATGGTTCATCCTACGCAACACTTCAGGACGGCCTTTCCTGCTATTTTCGTGTGATTGATTCTCTGGACGGCAATCCCGTGCTTTATGCCCAGGATAAAGGCAGGGGCCCATATGCCGGAAAAATTTACACCATGACGCCGACCAATGACACCTACCAGGAGGAAAAAGCCATTCGTGTACCCAAGGGCACATCCGTGCTTTCCCTGGCCTGGGGACCGGTCCGGGAGGACAGTGGCCATGAATTTTTAAGCATTAACCAGCATCATCGGCTGGTGCTCATCAACGATGCCGGGTCGGATGAATGGGAAAGTACGGAAAAATACGGAAAGACCAATAATTATTGGATTACAGGGGAGGCGGTTGCAGATCAAACCGTCCGGGAACGGGAGTATTTAAATCCCAGAATCAAATTTCATCCCGTGGGGGAGGATCAGAAAAAGAAGGTTTTTCTGATTACAAATAATGAGTTTGGCGCCGGTTCCCTTGGGCGGATTAAACGGTTCAAAGAGGGGCGTGTTGAAGTCATGTCCTGGAATGGTATCGCCCTTGCCCCGGTATTCCAGACCGTACCCTTGCAGGGCTGGGTGTCTGATTTTAGTATTGCCGATATAGACAATGACGGAATAGAAGAACTGTTGATTTCCGTTGTGACCCGGTCCAAGATAGCCATTCTTGCCAAGGATAAAGCTTCGAACATTATTTCTTATAAACTGAAATAA
- a CDS encoding serine protease: MRVYFSIIAIILAFLICPAFAEEHALFQDRDDYMADLVSKIKASTVSVGTYYFKDVPMTRFRGTGFAIGDGSRIVTNHHVVRAIKEKKRMFYLRVFHKNLPGKGVKAVLVAEDPFHDLAILDMAQKLDPLPMAAAGTLKEGHQVAFTGYPIGFVLGLNATTHTGIVSA, translated from the coding sequence ATGAGAGTCTATTTTAGCATCATTGCGATTATCCTTGCTTTTTTAATTTGCCCTGCATTTGCTGAAGAGCACGCTTTGTTTCAGGATCGGGATGATTATATGGCCGACCTGGTATCAAAAATAAAAGCTTCCACCGTATCTGTGGGCACCTATTATTTTAAAGATGTCCCCATGACCCGGTTTCGTGGTACCGGCTTTGCCATTGGGGACGGCAGCAGAATCGTCACCAACCACCATGTGGTCCGGGCTATTAAAGAAAAGAAACGCATGTTTTATCTGCGTGTTTTTCACAAGAATCTGCCGGGGAAAGGGGTCAAGGCTGTCCTGGTCGCCGAAGACCCTTTCCACGATCTGGCCATACTGGATATGGCGCAAAAGCTTGATCCCCTGCCCATGGCGGCAGCGGGAACGCTCAAAGAAGGCCACCAAGTCGCATTTACCGGATATCCCATCGGCTTTGTTCTCGGTCTCAATGCAACCACTCACACAGGTATTGTTTCGGCGTAA
- a CDS encoding IS66 family transposase: MMASFVSDFSDREHHYKAEIKILNEQIKSLRDRLFGKKTEKIHKDDGQRSLFDTFEPDTPILDEPEEISVPAHKRKKSGRKPLPETLPRVKVIHDLTEEEKTCACGCMKSRCGKEESEQLEIIPAQMRVIRNIRYKYACKNCEGVEDDGPTVSIARMPEQMIPKSIATPGLLAHILTAKFADALPFYRQEKQFHRIGVDIHRSNMCNWAMKVAQACEILLEYMKGEILNGPVINIDETTVQVLKEPKRSKCYMWVFKGGPPDNPIILFQYHPTRSGDVARNFLNGYQGIVQTDGYGGYDFLDHIVGIIHIACWIHARRKFMDVAKAAGNKNGKPTGIAGKALKYIRKLYKIEKEAKELGLSAEELYRKRQEQALPILDEFKKWLDAQVEKVPPKSLLGKAINYTLNQWHRLVLYTESGLVMPDNNVVENAIRPFVVGRKNWLFSCTSEGARASACIYSLIETAKANGLEPYWYLKFLFENLPEAMTEDEFKALMPQNVDKNLLESNYTTPRQA, translated from the coding sequence ATGATGGCTTCTTTTGTCAGTGATTTTTCAGATAGAGAGCACCATTATAAAGCCGAAATCAAAATTCTCAACGAGCAGATTAAAAGCCTCCGGGACCGACTTTTTGGCAAAAAGACAGAAAAAATCCATAAAGATGACGGTCAACGCTCCCTTTTCGATACTTTTGAACCGGATACTCCCATATTAGACGAGCCCGAAGAAATCAGCGTACCTGCCCATAAGCGGAAGAAGTCTGGGCGTAAGCCTTTGCCTGAAACCCTTCCGCGGGTTAAAGTGATCCACGATCTGACTGAGGAAGAAAAAACATGTGCCTGTGGTTGCATGAAATCCCGTTGCGGCAAGGAAGAATCTGAACAACTTGAGATTATTCCGGCACAGATGAGAGTGATCAGGAATATCCGTTATAAATACGCATGTAAAAACTGTGAAGGTGTTGAAGATGATGGTCCGACAGTCTCCATCGCCAGAATGCCGGAACAAATGATTCCCAAAAGCATTGCAACCCCAGGACTTCTGGCTCATATTCTGACAGCCAAATTTGCAGATGCCTTGCCTTTCTACCGGCAGGAAAAGCAGTTTCACCGAATTGGAGTAGACATTCACAGATCCAATATGTGCAATTGGGCCATGAAAGTGGCCCAGGCCTGTGAGATCCTGCTGGAATATATGAAGGGTGAAATTCTTAACGGTCCAGTGATAAATATTGATGAAACAACTGTCCAGGTTCTGAAAGAACCGAAACGGTCAAAATGCTATATGTGGGTGTTCAAAGGAGGGCCACCAGACAATCCCATTATTCTGTTCCAGTATCACCCAACCCGATCCGGGGACGTTGCCCGTAACTTTTTGAACGGTTATCAAGGTATTGTTCAAACGGATGGTTATGGTGGCTATGACTTTCTTGATCATATTGTAGGAATCATCCATATTGCCTGCTGGATACACGCACGTCGAAAGTTCATGGATGTAGCCAAAGCTGCCGGGAATAAAAATGGCAAACCGACAGGAATCGCCGGCAAAGCCCTGAAGTACATCAGGAAATTATACAAAATAGAGAAAGAGGCCAAAGAACTTGGCTTGTCCGCTGAAGAACTTTACCGGAAAAGGCAGGAACAAGCCTTGCCTATCCTTGATGAATTTAAAAAATGGCTGGATGCTCAAGTTGAGAAGGTGCCACCCAAAAGTCTTCTTGGCAAGGCCATCAACTACACCCTTAATCAATGGCATCGGTTGGTCCTGTATACGGAAAGTGGCCTGGTAATGCCGGACAATAATGTGGTTGAAAATGCCATAAGACCCTTTGTGGTCGGTAGAAAAAACTGGTTGTTTTCGTGTACATCCGAAGGCGCCAGGGCCAGTGCCTGCATTTACAGCTTAATCGAAACCGCCAAGGCCAATGGACTTGAACCTTATTGGTACCTCAAATTTCTTTTTGAAAATTTACCGGAAGCCATGACGGAAGACGAATTTAAAGCTTTGATGCCACAAAACGTGGATAAAAATTTGCTGGAATCCAACTATACAACACCCCGCCAGGCTTAA
- the tnpB gene encoding IS66 family insertion sequence element accessory protein TnpB (TnpB, as the term is used for proteins encoded by IS66 family insertion elements, is considered an accessory protein, since TnpC, encoded by a neighboring gene, is a DDE family transposase.) has product MFSPTQNLKIHIALGSTDMRKSIDGLSILVSEKLNLDPFSGHMFVFCNRNQNILKILYWDRNGFCLWHKRLEKDYFQWPKSKDEILTIGAKELSWLMDGLSIHQKKAHKSLKYSAVF; this is encoded by the coding sequence ATGTTTTCTCCTACCCAGAATTTAAAAATTCATATCGCACTTGGCAGCACTGATATGCGCAAGTCCATTGATGGGTTATCTATACTTGTGAGCGAAAAATTAAATTTGGATCCATTCTCAGGACACATGTTTGTCTTCTGTAACCGGAATCAAAATATATTGAAAATCCTGTATTGGGATCGCAATGGATTCTGTCTCTGGCACAAGAGGCTGGAAAAGGACTATTTTCAATGGCCCAAGTCAAAAGATGAGATTTTGACCATCGGTGCCAAAGAACTTTCATGGCTGATGGACGGCCTCTCAATTCATCAGAAAAAAGCACATAAATCATTAAAATATTCGGCTGTTTTTTGA
- a CDS encoding IS66 family insertion sequence element accessory protein TnpB, with protein MSEARKKNQKRTQFWEYHIKQWSESGVSQNAYCRQNDLRPNQFTYWKIKLNNQALVPEFVQIPSTQISQMLNFSEQKGLRLNIDNGFQIEIPDGFSQATLAQVLQVLGKC; from the coding sequence ATGTCAGAAGCAAGGAAGAAAAACCAAAAGCGTACCCAATTCTGGGAGTACCATATTAAACAATGGTCTGAATCCGGCGTGTCCCAAAATGCATACTGCAGACAAAATGATTTGAGACCCAATCAATTTACATACTGGAAAATAAAACTCAACAACCAGGCCCTTGTCCCAGAATTCGTTCAGATCCCTTCAACACAGATCAGCCAGATGCTAAACTTTTCTGAACAAAAAGGATTAAGGTTGAATATAGATAACGGATTTCAGATCGAAATCCCGGATGGATTTTCCCAGGCCACCCTGGCCCAGGTGCTCCAGGTATTGGGGAAGTGCTGA
- a CDS encoding S1C family serine protease, whose product MTAYIKYLEHPWDIIQLDAVAFPGNSGSPVYRISTGQVVGVINKVFVKGKKEHVLKEPTGITYAVPVSFVRKLNRSIIPAEKSKHPG is encoded by the coding sequence TTGACCGCTTACATCAAATACCTTGAGCACCCCTGGGATATTATTCAGCTTGATGCCGTTGCCTTTCCCGGAAACAGCGGAAGTCCGGTCTATCGGATTTCCACCGGACAAGTCGTCGGGGTGATTAATAAAGTTTTTGTCAAAGGGAAAAAAGAACACGTCCTTAAAGAGCCCACAGGGATTACCTATGCCGTCCCTGTCAGTTTTGTCCGAAAACTTAATCGCTCCATTATCCCGGCAGAAAAGTCAAAACACCCTGGATAA
- a CDS encoding rhomboid family intramembrane serine protease, producing the protein MKSIFTGSIHNKNSRKQADLILMVLASQSVNAVIDTGPDGSCNILVPDDDVFKARQQLKKYARENKTDPRPAPHVATGFFFSPTALALAFCLAAIHYIITTRGLHKQAILDFGSSSYYLSQGQSFRAVTALFLHSDTDHLLGNMAGLLVLAGPLLRVTGYGQGLLLLLAAGTAGNLISESFGRDLRLSIGASTAVMAAAGLLGARRMTIGAESSHSVFPKLRGLAPFAAAATLTAMFSHGENTDVSAHLFGFLAGTGIGLCYYPLSAQLSGPIVGRISFGIVLGILCTAFIQGVLTFLPG; encoded by the coding sequence ATGAAATCTATTTTCACAGGCAGTATACACAATAAAAACAGCAGAAAACAAGCCGATCTTATCCTGATGGTCCTGGCTTCCCAGTCCGTCAACGCTGTCATTGATACAGGTCCTGATGGATCGTGCAACATCCTTGTACCCGATGACGATGTTTTTAAAGCCCGGCAGCAACTGAAAAAATACGCAAGGGAGAATAAAACGGACCCAAGACCCGCCCCCCATGTGGCGACCGGATTTTTTTTCTCTCCCACAGCCTTGGCACTGGCCTTTTGCCTGGCAGCCATCCATTACATAATCACCACCCGGGGCCTGCACAAACAAGCGATCCTGGACTTTGGTTCGTCTTCATATTATTTAAGCCAGGGGCAAAGTTTCAGGGCCGTAACAGCCTTATTTCTGCACAGCGATACGGACCATCTTCTGGGAAATATGGCCGGACTGCTTGTACTTGCAGGCCCCTTACTGCGCGTGACCGGTTACGGACAGGGCCTTTTGCTGCTTTTGGCAGCAGGCACGGCCGGCAATCTGATATCTGAAAGTTTTGGCCGGGATTTACGACTTTCCATCGGGGCCTCCACGGCGGTCATGGCGGCGGCAGGACTTCTTGGGGCCCGGCGCATGACCATTGGCGCAGAATCAAGTCATTCAGTATTTCCAAAACTCCGAGGACTGGCCCCCTTTGCCGCAGCAGCCACACTTACAGCCATGTTCAGCCATGGTGAAAATACCGATGTATCTGCCCATCTATTTGGTTTTCTTGCCGGTACCGGAATCGGGCTGTGTTATTATCCGCTGTCTGCGCAGTTATCAGGCCCGATAGTAGGCCGTATCAGTTTCGGCATTGTCCTGGGAATTTTGTGCACGGCCTTTATCCAGGGTGTTTTGACTTTTCTGCCGGGATAA
- a CDS encoding fumarylacetoacetate hydrolase family protein, with amino-acid sequence MKIIRFITQQGKEVMGCDWDGQTASLVEQSADYSFSDTGERVDVVKVLPPVEPSSIICIGLNYRRHAKETGQEIPKYPAIFMKYPGSLAGHKDAVVIPKCASDPPEVDYEAELGVIIKKAAKNVSEDEALDYVLGYTCTNDVSARRWQKHAGAFQWTRGKSYDTFCPCGPVMTTSDEITDPQNLAIKLRLNGEVMQDSHTSDMVFSIANMISYLSQSSTLLPGTLILTGTPEGVGFTRKPRVYLAPGDRMEVEIEGIGVLENPVEKEE; translated from the coding sequence ATGAAGATCATTCGTTTTATTACCCAGCAGGGTAAGGAAGTTATGGGATGCGATTGGGACGGACAAACGGCCAGCCTGGTGGAACAGTCTGCGGATTACAGCTTCAGCGATACCGGTGAACGGGTGGATGTGGTGAAAGTTCTGCCCCCGGTGGAGCCCTCGTCCATTATCTGTATCGGCCTTAATTACCGGCGTCATGCCAAAGAAACCGGTCAGGAAATTCCAAAATATCCGGCTATTTTTATGAAATATCCCGGATCCCTTGCCGGGCATAAAGATGCAGTCGTGATCCCGAAATGTGCCTCGGACCCGCCCGAGGTAGATTACGAAGCTGAGCTTGGGGTGATTATTAAAAAGGCCGCTAAAAATGTGTCCGAGGATGAGGCCTTGGATTATGTGCTTGGCTATACCTGCACCAATGACGTCTCTGCCCGTCGGTGGCAGAAACATGCCGGTGCATTCCAGTGGACCCGGGGAAAAAGTTATGACACCTTTTGTCCCTGTGGGCCTGTCATGACCACGTCAGACGAAATTACGGATCCCCAGAATCTTGCCATTAAATTACGCCTGAACGGGGAAGTCATGCAGGACAGCCACACCAGTGACATGGTCTTCAGCATAGCCAATATGATTTCCTACTTGTCCCAGTCTTCTACCCTTTTACCCGGCACCCTGATCCTGACAGGTACGCCCGAAGGGGTGGGCTTTACCCGCAAACCCCGCGTGTATCTGGCGCCGGGAGACCGGATGGAGGTTGAAATTGAAGGCATTGGCGTGCTTGAAAATCCTGTGGAAAAAGAGGAATAA
- a CDS encoding periplasmic heavy metal sensor — translation MKKTLAVLTILIITCAFSASAFAYSQKQGKGKGLKQTKSRACMNLTDEQQKQLRDLHQKFIDDTYEMRADMMTLNQQIRMYMETSDPDPSKLKGMVTEKADLAKDLAVKSLEFALDARKISPELKYMPMGMGRGVGGHDMGYGSRGRGHGYHGFGRGAGFNCIPGMGFDGPQEEPSPENN, via the coding sequence ATGAAAAAAACATTAGCCGTATTAACTATCCTGATTATCACATGCGCCTTTTCCGCCAGTGCATTTGCATATTCCCAAAAACAAGGCAAGGGCAAGGGTTTAAAACAAACCAAATCCCGGGCGTGCATGAATCTGACCGATGAACAGCAAAAACAGCTTCGCGATCTGCATCAAAAATTTATTGATGACACCTATGAAATGCGTGCAGACATGATGACCCTGAATCAGCAGATCCGCATGTACATGGAAACATCTGATCCTGATCCGTCAAAACTGAAAGGCATGGTCACCGAAAAAGCGGATTTAGCAAAAGATCTGGCTGTTAAAAGCTTGGAATTTGCCCTGGATGCCAGAAAAATATCTCCGGAATTAAAATACATGCCCATGGGAATGGGCCGGGGAGTTGGCGGCCATGACATGGGATACGGTTCCCGGGGTCGCGGTCACGGCTATCATGGATTTGGCAGAGGTGCCGGATTTAATTGTATCCCCGGTATGGGATTTGACGGCCCCCAAGAAGAGCCCTCTCCAGAAAATAACTAA
- a CDS encoding ATP-binding protein: MNRFKLNITRKMPGLVPPLVMVGVLVVLLPVFILMTLDRVKKQDEFIRERFLITGTSLIRTFEAGTRIGMGSMQWGTKRIQAMLEETAGQPDVAYIMITDAMGKIIAHSDAAMLGKIYDRWADIGLLPRDPHQISSRSLNTPDGPVLEVAKRFVPFNSMFRGRRRGPGHGPDFAHIDRKKIPSGSPDSERSAMPAFGAFGQTDHYIFAGMSMAGVQAAQAQGFKNIVIKGLLFFVFCCSGIIALFALQAYRGAQSSLEQVKAFSDNVVQNMPSGLITLDTDFNVTSANRAAEEILGQIPERACPQMAAMAAKISGAGCVASGEIALNQKGKGNLRLDMTVSTIPADEDQVQGFVLLFRDLTQLRDLKKQVETNRRLAAIGKLAAGVAHEIRNPLSSIKGFATYFARQYENEPEDVEIAKIMIQEVERMDRSITQLLEFAKPMAVQIKQTRIEPLIRHSLKLVSHDLGKKKIHVETDIRTKRETIYTDPERICQVLLNLYMNALNAMDNNGILEVGVADVADNLEIRVADNGCGIPEKDFEKIFDPYFTTRAKGTGLGLSIAHRIIENLKGEIRVENRPSKGAVFYITLPYNEKLE, translated from the coding sequence ATGAATAGATTTAAATTAAATATTACCCGAAAAATGCCGGGGTTAGTGCCGCCTCTGGTTATGGTGGGGGTCCTGGTTGTGCTGTTGCCAGTATTTATCCTGATGACCCTGGACCGGGTTAAAAAACAGGATGAATTTATCCGGGAGCGATTTTTAATCACAGGTACCTCTCTCATCCGTACATTTGAAGCAGGCACCCGGATTGGTATGGGATCCATGCAGTGGGGCACCAAAAGAATTCAGGCCATGCTGGAGGAGACCGCAGGCCAGCCTGATGTTGCATATATCATGATCACCGATGCCATGGGAAAGATCATTGCCCATTCCGATGCCGCCATGCTGGGTAAAATTTATGACAGATGGGCAGATATTGGCTTGTTGCCCAGGGATCCCCACCAGATTTCCAGCCGTTCCCTGAACACACCGGATGGGCCGGTCCTGGAAGTGGCCAAACGCTTTGTCCCGTTTAATTCTATGTTCAGAGGGCGAAGGCGGGGGCCCGGTCACGGCCCTGATTTCGCTCACATCGACAGAAAAAAGATACCATCTGGATCGCCTGATAGTGAAAGATCGGCTATGCCGGCGTTCGGCGCATTTGGGCAGACCGATCACTATATTTTTGCTGGGATGTCCATGGCCGGGGTGCAGGCGGCCCAGGCCCAGGGATTTAAGAATATTGTTATTAAAGGGCTTTTGTTTTTTGTTTTTTGCTGTTCAGGCATTATTGCCCTGTTTGCACTCCAGGCTTACAGGGGCGCTCAGTCATCCCTGGAACAGGTTAAGGCTTTTTCCGACAATGTGGTTCAGAATATGCCCTCGGGCCTGATCACTTTAGATACGGATTTTAATGTGACTTCAGCCAACCGGGCTGCCGAAGAGATCCTGGGTCAAATTCCTGAAAGAGCCTGTCCCCAGATGGCTGCCATGGCTGCTAAAATTTCGGGGGCGGGATGCGTCGCGTCCGGAGAAATCGCCTTGAACCAAAAAGGCAAAGGCAATCTTCGGCTGGATATGACGGTTTCGACCATTCCGGCAGACGAAGACCAGGTACAAGGCTTTGTCCTTTTATTCAGGGATCTGACCCAGCTCCGGGATTTGAAAAAACAGGTGGAAACCAACCGGCGTTTAGCTGCCATAGGCAAACTTGCCGCAGGCGTGGCCCATGAAATCAGAAATCCGTTAAGTTCCATCAAGGGTTTTGCCACTTATTTTGCCCGGCAGTATGAAAATGAACCCGAGGACGTGGAGATTGCAAAAATTATGATCCAGGAAGTGGAACGTATGGACCGCTCCATCACCCAGTTGCTGGAATTTGCCAAGCCCATGGCAGTACAGATCAAGCAGACCCGGATTGAACCCCTTATCCGGCATTCCCTTAAACTGGTTTCCCATGACCTTGGGAAAAAAAAGATCCATGTTGAAACGGATATCCGTACCAAAAGAGAAACCATTTATACGGATCCGGAACGGATCTGCCAGGTGCTGCTCAATCTTTACATGAATGCGTTAAATGCCATGGATAACAACGGGATTCTTGAAGTTGGCGTGGCAGATGTGGCAGACAATCTTGAAATCCGGGTGGCGGACAACGGCTGCGGCATCCCGGAAAAAGATTTTGAAAAGATATTTGACCCCTATTTCACCACCCGGGCCAAGGGAACAGGTCTCGGATTGTCCATTGCTCACAGGATCATTGAAAATCTCAAGGGTGAAATTCGGGTCGAAAACCGGCCCTCGAAAGGTGCCGTGTTTTATATTACCCTGCCTTATAATGAAAAATTAGAATAA
- a CDS encoding sigma-54 dependent transcriptional regulator has product MSDKTVLVVDDDTVHATMLKTLMKGWGYTVQVALDGDDGVDAVTNSPFGLVLMDMKMVKMSGMEALAKIHAFNPALPVIIMTAYSSVDTAVQALKIGAYDYLTKPLDFDKLKLTVDRVFERLHLKNENQDLKNRLETSAFHHDILGKSPAVKALLDTIHMVAPTDANVLVTGESGTGKELVAAALHNNSMRRQHPYIRINCAAITETLLESELFGHERGAFTGADKKRKGKFFLADKGSILLDEIGEMSLSMQAKLLRVIQEKEIAPVGAEKTLAVDVRVIAATNRDLKAMSAKQTFREDLYYRLNVVNIDIPPLRRRLEDIPELAMHFLDEFARKNRRDIKGFSPNAMDTLIRYEWPGNVRELMNAVERGVVMARTDYLCRSDLSFILDDEPEQVRDTELNLENISLSKVEKRAILSTLAAAGGNKSEAARRLGITRKTLLKKLKKYGEET; this is encoded by the coding sequence ATGAGCGACAAGACAGTGCTGGTGGTGGATGATGATACAGTACATGCCACCATGCTTAAAACCCTGATGAAAGGGTGGGGATATACCGTGCAAGTTGCCTTGGACGGAGATGACGGTGTGGATGCGGTGACAAACAGTCCCTTTGGCCTGGTGCTCATGGATATGAAAATGGTGAAAATGTCCGGCATGGAAGCCCTGGCTAAAATTCATGCCTTTAATCCGGCCCTTCCCGTAATCATCATGACTGCCTATTCCTCGGTGGACACGGCTGTCCAGGCCTTGAAAATCGGGGCCTATGATTACCTGACCAAACCCCTTGACTTTGATAAGCTTAAACTCACCGTGGACCGGGTGTTTGAACGTCTTCATCTGAAGAACGAAAATCAGGATCTGAAAAACCGATTGGAAACCAGCGCCTTTCACCATGATATCCTGGGCAAAAGTCCTGCCGTCAAAGCGCTGCTGGATACCATACACATGGTGGCCCCCACTGATGCCAACGTGCTTGTAACAGGGGAATCCGGCACAGGAAAGGAACTTGTGGCTGCCGCCCTTCATAACAACAGCATGAGAAGGCAGCACCCCTATATCCGGATAAACTGTGCAGCCATCACCGAAACCCTTCTGGAATCAGAGTTGTTCGGTCATGAGCGGGGCGCATTTACCGGGGCTGATAAAAAACGCAAGGGCAAATTTTTTTTAGCGGATAAGGGCAGTATCCTGCTGGACGAAATCGGTGAGATGAGCCTTAGCATGCAGGCAAAGCTGCTGCGGGTCATCCAGGAAAAAGAGATTGCACCCGTGGGCGCGGAAAAGACCCTTGCCGTGGATGTCCGGGTGATTGCCGCCACAAACAGGGATTTAAAAGCCATGTCCGCAAAACAAACGTTCCGGGAAGACCTTTATTACCGGCTTAATGTGGTAAACATTGATATTCCACCGTTGCGTCGGCGTCTTGAAGATATCCCGGAACTTGCCATGCACTTTCTGGATGAGTTTGCCAGGAAAAACCGCAGGGACATCAAGGGGTTCTCTCCCAATGCCATGGATACCCTGATCCGGTATGAGTGGCCCGGTAATGTCCGTGAATTGATGAACGCCGTGGAACGCGGCGTGGTTATGGCCAGGACCGATTACCTTTGCCGGTCTGATCTCTCCTTTATCCTGGATGATGAACCTGAACAGGTCCGGGATACGGAATTGAACCTTGAAAATATATCCCTATCCAAGGTTGAAAAACGAGCTATTTTATCCACCCTGGCTGCAGCCGGTGGGAATAAGAGCGAAGCTGCCCGAAGACTTGGCATTACCCGGAAAACATTGCTTAAAAAACTCAAGAAATACGGGGAGGAAACCTGA